The Pelagibius sp. CAU 1746 genomic sequence AGCGGACGTACCGGCCCTAGATCGGATCACGTTTAGACGGAACCACAATGTGGTCCCGTCTAAACGTGTGAATCCGGCCTATTTCAGAGCTATAGGGCAGATTCACAGGGCCGGCGGATCGCCTTCGGCGACTCCAGCCGACCCTGATCTGTCCTAGGGGCCGGGCCTGCCTGAGGAGAACGCTGCGGCCGGCTCAGGCGGCGGCCCGGACCCGGTTGGCGAAGCCGGCGCTGTCCTTGCTCTTGGCCTCCAACTGCTCGTAGAGCGCCAGCGGCGGGAAGCGCAGCAGGTGCTGAAGATCGCCGTGGCCCATCCACACCAACCATTCGTCATAGACTTCGTCGCTGTCCTTGCGGTGCCACAGGATGCCGCCCGGTTCCAGGTGCATGTAGCCTTCGCGCGCCGGCAGGCCCTTGCAGGCGGCCAGGGGATGCACCAAGCCGAACATGTAGTCCGGCGACCATGCCATGTGCGCCAGCGCCAGGGCCAGGCGCGGCAGCGCGGCGGTGAGGCCGTGCCCGCGATAGCCGCCGGGCCCGCCCTTCAGCCACAGTTCGCCGTGATAGCAGACCTTGCCGGTGATCCGGTGCGAGGCCGGCGTGGCGGCATAGTCGGTCCGCTCCAGATCGACCTCCACTCCCGGCGGGGCGTAGACGTGACGGTGCTGGTAGAGGTGCTCGGCCAGGCAGAGGCCGCTCATGTCCTCCAGGCGCACGGCTTGCAGATGCACCAGTTCGCCGTCGCTGCTGGTGCCCTTGATCCAGAAACCGTTGGCGCCGTTGAGCTCGGTTTCCTGGCAATCGAAGATCGGCGAAATCGGCAGCCGCTTCTGCTGCGCGCCGCGCAGTTGGCGGAAGGCCTCGAAGTCGGCACTGACTTCGATCTTCATGCCGTGCCGTCCGGCTATGTGGTCAATGTTGCTGATGTATTCGAATTGCTTGTAGAGATCACAAGGTGGCATTGGAAGATAATCCTTTGCTGGGGTGAGGTTCGCCAGCAAAGGTTAGCCAGAAATATTGCACAAGAATGCAATCTTAGTTTGGAAGCACTAAAAATTTACACCTAAATGTCGTCTTCCATCAGCAATTCCGCCGGCATTTCAGGTATCTCGTCCGGTGCGCGCCCGGAAATTTCCACCCGGTTCGTGCGGGCGACGAAGAGCGCCAAGGCGGGCTCCCCATCGGGAAAGACGCAGCCGAGGAGCAGGCGCTGGAAGCGTGCCGGGATGGCCTCGGCATTGCGGGCGCGCGGGATCAGGCCGGCGATATGGTCCAGGCGCGCACCGCCGGCGACGAAGACGCCGTGATAGGCCTGGGACATGAAGTTGTCGAAATCGGTGCCGACGGGATCGTCCTGCGAAAAGCGGCCGACGGCGCTCTTGGCCCATTCCCAGCCCAGCCAGGTGGCATAGGACGAGGATTCGCCGACCTCGACGCAGAGCCAGCTGTCCTGCAGGCGGCGGTAGACCAGGCGGTAGGCCTTGATGCTGGACATGGCCGGATGCTCGAGCTGCAGTTCGGCCTGCGACCAGGCTTCGAAGGCGCGGCGGAGCAGCGGCGGCGCGTCGACCCAGAGACGCCCGAGGTGGTGCTGCTGGGCATGGAAGCTGTAGCCCTTCTCGTCCTTGTAGGAGACCCGCTCCAGGGCGTCGCGGCTGCGCGCCCGCACCGACCTGTTGCGCAGCCAATCCTCGGTCTGGTCGAGGATCGCTTGCGCCTCCAGGCGGCATTGCACGCCCGCGTCGGTGAGGGAGTAGCTGCGGTTGCGCAACTCGAACAGCTTGGCGCCCTTCAACTCTTCCAGCGTGTTGATGTGACGGCGCACCGTCTGGCGCGTCACGCCCAGGCGCTGCACGGTTTCACTCAGATTGAGCGTGCTGGCCAGGGTCGTGAAGGACCTCAGGATCTCGAAGAGGGTTGAGGGTGTCGTTTCTTGCGGCACGGGGTTGGGGCGCTTTTCTCGCTGTTTGGCTCTGGCCGGCGGGTTTCCGCGTTGGGGTCAGTCTAGCAGGAACTTATCCTCAATTAGGAACAATTTTGTTCCGGTACTGCAAATTCGCCTTCACGGCCGGCAGAGAGAATCCTTTTTGCCGGCCAATCAATTTACCTCCTACGGTGAGGATTTGGTGAATTGATTCGCCCCAAAGTTTCATGGGATCAGTGTCTATGAATTCAGCGCTTCGGCAAGCGAGGTGGACGGCTTGGACCCCAGTGGCGAGATCATCGGAAAACAAATCGCCTTTGCAAGGGCTGAACGGAATCTCACCAGGCAGGATCTAGGCGTCATCCTCGGGATCAAGTCGGAGCAGCTCGAAAAGTACGAGTCCGGCAAGGAAGCCATGCCGGCGGGGTTGCTGTGCCGCCTGTCGGATGCCTTCGACCTGCCGGTCACCGCGTTTTTCCGGCCCGCGGCGGAGAGCGGCTCCGCCGGACGAGGGTAAGGGTCATAGTTTCGGGGAGGGCAGCCACTTTCCCCCGGCCGGCGTAGCCCCCAAGCTGCTGAGGCCAAGAGAAGGTGGCGGTCGTCAAGGTGCCGGTCGGATGCTGTCACATCCGGCCGGCACTTTTTTTGGTCCGTCCCCCTTCCGGGGGCGGCCTAATAGCTCGGATCGAGCTTCAGATAGTCGTAGCGGTCGCCGGAGGTGACGGTCACCCGCTGCGTGCCGAGGCGGCTGTCCAGCAGCGTCAGCGGCACTTCGACGCCGGCCTCTCCCAGCGCCCAGACGGCACGGTAGAATTCGGACAGGCTGGAGACGGCGTGCCCGTTTACCTCGGTGATGATGGCGTTGGCGGCGACGCCGGCGCGCGCGGCGGGTCCATCCGGCGCGACCCGGTTGATCAGCACGTGGCCGCGCAGTTCCTGGGCGTAGAGCCCCAGCCAGGGCCGCGCCGGCTTGGCCGAGCGGCCCTCGCGCAGCAGGTCTTCCATGATCGGCGGCAGGGCCGAGATGGGCACGAACATGTTGCCCGGGAAGGTCTCGCCCGGCCGGGCCGCGTCGGCCACGATCAGCGAGCCGATGCCCAGCAGCCGCCCGTCGGCGCCGATCAGCGCCGCGCCGCCGAAGCTGCGGTAGGGCGGGGCGGTGAAGATGGCGTCGGGCAGCAGGTACTCCCAATAGCCGGCGAACTCGCGGCGCGAGACCACCAGGGCCGCGCTGGGCCCGTCGGGACCGGCGACCAGAACCTGGGTCTCCTCGGGCAGCCGGGTGGAATCGCCCAGTTCGATGGGCGTGGCGTTCAGCTTGGCCAGCGGGCGCAGCAGGCCGAAGCCGGTGTCGTAGTCGTAGGCGACGACGTCGGCCGGCACCACCGAGCCGTCCTGCTCGACGATCTCCGTCTGCACCGCTTCCATGATCAGGTAGCCGATGGTGAGGACCAGGCCGTCTTCGCCGATGACCACGCCGCCGCCTTGGCGCTCGGCGCCCAGGGTCTCGGCGGTGCGCGCCGAGGGCGGCACCTTTGCGCGCACGCCGACGACCGCATTCAGCGGATTGCCGCGCGGCGCACCCTCGGCCGCCCCCAGGGGCGTCAGCGCGGCAAGGCCGAGGACGCCCAGAATCAGGAAACTCAACGTCTTGCCCATATTCCGGGCGGTCAACCTGGCAGGCATGCCGCTCTCCTCGTCGTGGCGGCATTCTCCCGGATTATTCAGACGATGCCGCTGACTCGGACATAGCGCGTCCTCGGAGCTTGTCCAGTGCGCGCCTCCCGGCGGGCTGCTCAGTCCTCCAGCAGGTAGGCGCCCTGGCGGTGGACCAGCGGCTCCTTGCCGACCACCTTGGCGATCGCCAGGCCCGGGCGCACGTAGCGGTGGCTGCGCCGCGACAGCACCAGGCCGCTGGCCTGGGTGGTGACGGCGGTGCGGGCGGCGCCGGGCGCGGCCGAGGGGTCGACGATCCAGGCGATGACGTCGCCGGCTTTCACCTCCTGGCCCAGTGTCACATTGTAGGCGATGACCCCGGCGGCCGGGCTGCGCACCGAGTCCGTGGCCTCCAGCGCCGTCGCCTCGCAGAGCGCGGCCGGCGGGGCCGGCGGCTGCCCGGCCACGGCGCCGAAACGCTGCAGGCTGTGGTAGAGCGCCTGGGCGTCGGCGCGGGCCGTGGCGTCGTCGACGTCGGCGCGCCCGCGCAGCTCCACCGTGCCGGAAAAACAGGCCGGCGGGATGGGCACGTCGGGAAAGCGCTCGGCCAGGCGGGTCCAGGGCGTCGAAAAGGTCTCGTCGAAGGAATTACCGCCGGAGTCCTCGGCCAGCAGTACCGCGCGGCATCCCAGGTCGGCGGCGAAGTCCGCCCCCTGCGGCCACAGCGCCGGGGTGAGGAAGAGGTGCATCAGCGCTTCGTCGTCGCAGTGCAGGTCCAGCACCACGTCGGCGTCGGCGGCCAGCCGCGCCAGGTGCAGGCGCAGCGACTGCAACTCGCTGCCGGCTTGCTGGGTGGCCAGTTGTTCGATCATGGCGTGGCGGATCACCGCCACGTTGCCGGCCTCGTCCTCGCTCAGCCTGTCCTTCACCGCCTCGACGATGGGCTCGTAGAGGTCGGGCCAGTTGCGGTTGAAGTTGCCGCCGCCGCCCTGCTCGTAGCGCCCCAGGTTCTCGCCGTTGGTGAACTGCGCCAGGCCGATGGGGTTGGCATAGGGCACCATGACGATCTCGCCCTGGATCTCGCCGCGCCGCTCGGCCTCCTCCAGCAGGCCGTAGAGATGGTGCTGGACCAGCAGGCCCGGGGTTTCGTCGGCGTGCAGCGCGGCCTGCAGATAGACCTTGGGCCGGGCGCCGGGGTTGCCGAAGCGGTGGACGTTGAGGTGCCGGGCGCTGCCGGGGCTGGCGGTCAGGAGAGGCAGGCATTCGCTGCGGACGGGCATGGGAAGATCCTGGGAGATGAGGGCGATGGGAAAGTGAGCAGCCGCATCAAAGGCCCGTGGCAGGATCGGGTCAAGAGGCCTATGCGGCGGGTGAAAAAAGTGCGCCTTACCGCGTGAGCCCGCCGCCCGGCTGCGCTATATAGGGGGCATGTCCGATCTTTTCGCGGCCCCCCCGGCGTCTTCGCAGGGCGTGGGGCCTTATCCCTATCTGGAGGCTCTCAATGAGGGCCAGCGCGCCGCCGTCGAGGCTCTCGACGGCCCGGTGCTGGTGCTGGCCGGCGCGGGCACCGGCAAGACCCGGGCCCTGACCACCCGCCTGGCCCACCTGCTGATCACCGGCAAGGCGCGCTCGCCGGGCGAGATCCTGGCCGTCACCTTCACCAACAAGGCGGCGCGGGAGATGAAGGACCGGGTGGCGGCCCTGCTGAACCGCGAGTCGGTGGAGGGCTGGTGGCTCGGCACCTTCCACGCCATCGCCGCGCGCATCCTGCGCCGCAACCCGGAGGCGGTGGGCCTGAAGAGCAACTTCACCATCCTCGACACCGACGACCAGATCCGCCTGATGAAGCAGATCCTGCAGGCCGAGAACGTCGACGAGAAGAAGTGGCCGGCGCGCGCCCTGCTGGCCATCATCGGGCGCTGGAAGGACCGCGGCCTGTCACCCGAGAAGGTATCGGCGGGCGAGGCCGGCGACTTCGCGCGCGGCCGCGCGGTGGAACTCTACAAAGCCTACCAGGAGCGCCTGCGCACTTTGAACGCCTGCGACTTCGGCGACCTGCTGCTGCACAACCTGACGCTCTTCCAGAACGAGCCGGAGGTGCTTGCCGACTACCACCGCCGCTTCCGCTACGTGCTGGTCGACGAGTACCAGGACACCAACGTCTCGCAGTATCTCTGGCTGCGCCTCCTGGCCCAGGGCCACAAGAACATCTGCTGCGTGGGCGACGACGACCAGTCGATCTACGGCTGGCGCGGCGCCGAGGTCGGCAACATCCTGCGCTTCGAGGAAGACTTCCCCGGCGCCAAGGTGGTGCGCCTGGAGCGCAACTACCGCTCCACCGGGCGCATCCTGGCCGCGGCCTCGGGCCTCATCGCCCACAACGAGGGGCGCCTGGGCAAGACGCTGTGGACCGAGGACGACGAGGGAGAGAAGCTCCGCCTGCGCGGCCTCTGGGACGGTGAGGCCGAGGCGCGCTTCGTCGGCGAGGAGATCGAGGCCCTTATCGCCCGCGACAAGACGCACCCGCTGAACCAGATCGCCATCCTGGTGCGCACCGGCGCCATGACCCGCGAGTTCGAAGAGCGCTTCATCACTCTGGGCCTGCCCTACCGGGTCGTCGGCGGCCCGCGCTTCTACGAGCGCCAGGAGATCCGCGACGCGCTGGCCTACCTGCGCGCGCTGCATCAGCCCGCCGACGACCTGGCCTTCGAGCGCATCATGAACAAGCCCAAGCGCGGCCTGGGCGACGCCACCCTGCAGACGCTTTACCAGGCCGCGCGCGCCGGCGGCGTGCCTCTGGCCCTGGCCGCGCGCCGCCTCGCCGACACCGACGAGCTGCGCCCGGCCGCGCGCCGCAGCCTGACCAAGCTGCTGGACGACTTCGACCGCTGGCGCGGGCTGATGGAGACCACGCCGCATCCGGAGCTGGCGGAGATCGTGCTGGAGGAGTCCGGCTACGTCGAGATGTGGCAGAACGACAAGTCGCTGGAGGCGCCGGGGCGGCTGGAGAACCTGAAGGAATTCGTCAACGCCCTGGGCGAGTTCGAGAACCTCGCCGGCTTCCTGGAGCACGTCTCCCTGGTCATGGAGGCGATCACCCAGGAAGGCCAGGACATGGTCACCATCATGACCCTGCACGCCGCCAAGGGCCTGGAGTTCGACACCGTCTTCCTGCCGGGCTGGGAGGAGGGGCTGTTCCCCAACCAGCGCGCCCTCGACGAGACCGGGCGAAGCGGCCTGGAGGAGGAACGCCGCCTTGCCTACGTCGGCCTGACCCGCGCGCGCAAGCGGGTCATCATCTCCTTCGCCGCCAACCGGCGCATGCACGGCTCCTGGGCCGCGGCCATTCCCTCGCGCTTCGTCGACGAGCTGCCCAAGGAGCAGGTCGAGGTGGAGAGCGACCAGGGCGTCTACGGCGCCGCGGCGTCGGCTTTTGGCGGCATGGGGGACGGTTGGGGCGGTGCCGAGTGGCGCGAGGCGCGGGTCAGTCCCGGTCTGCATCGCGCGCGCCAGCGCCGGGACAAGGGCTCCTCGCCCTTCATCGACGTGGTGCCGACCCGGGTCGAGACCATCGGCAGCGGCGCCTTCCAGCGCGGCGACCGGGTGTTCCATCAGAAATTCGGCTACGGCAGCATCAAATCCGTCGAGGGCGAGCGCCTCAACATCAGCTTCGACAAGGCCGGCGAGAAGAAAGTCATCGCCAGCTTCGTGGTGCCCGCCGACCAGGCCGGCTGAGTTCCCTTTCCACCTGACAGAGACAGCTTCCCGTGAGTGCGACCTACTGTTTGTCCCTGAGCGTCCCTGCACAGACGTTGGACACCTTCGAGGCGATCTTCGAACCCCTGGACGGCGCCATCGTCACCGGCGCGCGCGACAGCGTCGGCATCGTGCCCTGGCAGCTCTACCTGGCCGAACGGCCGGAGGACGCCGAGGTCGAACGCCTGATCGCCATCGCCTGCGAAGTTGCGGATCTTGCGGAAACGCCCGCCTACAGCCTGGAGGCGTTGCCCGATATCGACTGGGTGGCGGAGAGCCAGAAGGCGCTGCCGCCGATCGCCGCCGGGCGCTTTCGCGTCCGCGGCTCCCACGTCACCGAGCCGGCGCCGCCGGGCGCCATCGACCTGTTGATCGACGCCAACGCCGCCTTCGGCACCGGACGCCACGAAACCACGCGCGGCTGCCTCCTGGCCCTGCAGGACATCGCCAAGAAGCGGCCGGTCGGCCGGCCGATCACCCGCATCCTCGACATGGGCTGCGGCTCCGGCGTGCTGGCCATGGCGGCGGCCAAGCTGTGGCCCTGCCGGGTGCTGGGCGTCGACAACGACGCGCCCTCCATCAGGGTCGCCCAGGAGAATCTCGAGGCCAATGGCGTCGCCGACACGGTGCATTTGTTGCTGGGCGACGGTTTCAAGGACGCGCGGGTGCGCCGCGAGGGACCCTACGAGCTGATCCTCGCCAACATCCTGGCCGAGCCGCTCTGCGCCATGGCCCGGGAGGTGACGCGCCACCTCGCCCCCGGCGGCACGGTGATCCTCTCCGGCCTCTTGATCTCCCAGGAGCGCCAGGTCACCGCCCGCTACCGCGCCGCCGGCTTGGCGCTGGTGAAGCGCTATCGCCTGGGCGAGTGGTCGACGCTGGTGCTGGGCGGCGGCGTGTGAAATGACACCGGCGGCGCTTCCGTCATGGAGGCGCCGCCGGCCGCCGCCTCTCGGCAGCTACGTCCTTCCGGTTTGGATTAAGCGGGGAGGACGATCTCGGGGCAGGAAGCTCTGCCGCTGTTGATTTGGGATGTTCCGCGGGGTTTTCCAGTCGCCTTTTGGCTGTTCCGGCGGAAGAAATTCTCAACTTTTCGTGTTGTGGCCGGAGCTGAGAAGCGACGGCGGCGCCTCCTTCTTGGAAGCGCCGCCGGGTGCCGCCGTCCTGGCGGCGGGAGCGGGATGGTCCTTGCGGGACCGCGCTCCGGTTCTCGTCCCGTGGCTAACCGTGTTCAGACGAGCTTTTCTTGCGGCTTCCCGGATGCCGGCCTCAGGCGGCCGGACGGTCGAGGTTCTGATTGGCCGCCTGCTGCAGGCTGCGGCGTACTTCCACCAGGGCCAACAACTGGGCCGGAACGGGTTCTGCCGCCGGGATGCCGGCGATGCCGGCCGTCGCGCCGGTGGTATCCGGGGTCCGGCCGGACGAGAGCGCGTCGACGATGTCGGGAATCTCCGCGCGGGAGATGCCGATGTCGGCGAGCATTTCGTCGGACAGGGCCGAGAGCTCACGCAGGGTGCGGCGGCGGTTCACTTCGCGCGCGGCCCAGGCGGCCAGCCCGTGCCAGGCGGAATTGCCGCCGCTCGGGGCCGCATCGCCGGAGGCGTCGCAGCTCAGCGCCGCGGTCGCGGCGATCTCCGCGCGGTCCACGCCGATGTCGTTCAGCATACGATCGTCGAGCGCGGTCAGGGCCTTCAGGGTGCGGCGGCACTGCCGGCGGCGGCGCCAGGCGGCGAAGAAGGCGGAGAGGCCGCTCCGGAGGGCGATGGCTCGGGCAGCGCTGCGCAGGTGATCGGCGATGTACTCGGCCCGCAGGGTCCGGGCCGTGTTGATGACAGTATCGACGTCAAGGGATCGCTGATCCCACCGCACTGCCTCGCTGCCGACAGGGCGACCGGGGAAATCAGATAGGCGGGTCATGACAAAGGACTCCAAAAAACGCGGCTTTATGGTTTTCGAAAAGGGTTCGGGAATTGCGGCTGCCGAAGGGGCTTGCCAAGTCGGGCGCGAGCCCTGACCTTCAAAGAAGAGATGAGGGGAGCGGCAAAGGCTTGAAAGCGAGTTTTTCGCACTGCAGCATTGCAGCTCCTGCATGAGTGCCGATGGATGATCGAGGAAAGACCTGATTCTATGGCGAAAACCGAGGCTCTTGACGTTACCGCCGAGACTGCCGCCGGCCGCTTGGCCGCTCTGCGCGCGGAACTGGCCCAGTGCGGCGTGGACGGTTTCCTGGTCCCGCGCGGCGACGAGCATCAGGGAGAATATGTGCCCCCTTCGGCCGAACGCCTGGCCTGGCTGACCGGCTTCAAGGGCTCGGCCGGCATGGCCTGCGTGCTGAGCGGGGCGGCGGCGATCTTCGTCGACGGGCGCTACACCCTGCAGGTCCGCCAGGAGGTCGAGGAGAGGCTCTTCACGCCGCGCCACGTCACCGAGGAGCCGCTGTCGGAGTGGCTGAAGGAGAACCTGCGCCCCGGCCAGCGCCTGGCCTACGATCCCTGGCTCCACACCGAGGACCAGGTGCGCCGCCTGGAGAAGACGCTGGACGGCCTCGGCGCCAGTCTGGTGGCCCTGGAAGAGAACCCCCTGGACGCCGTCTGGCGCGACCGCCCGGCGCCGCCCAAGGCCGAGATCCAGCTGCACGACCTGGCGCTGGCCGGGCGCAGCAGCGCCGACAAGCGTGAGGAATTGGGCGGCGAGCTGGACAAGGCCGGTGTCGCCGCGGCGGTGCTGACCCTGCCGGACTCCATCGCCTGGCTGCTGAACGTGCGCGGCGGCGACGTCACCCACTCGCCGCTGCCGCTGTCCTTCGCCCTGCTGTACGCCGACGGCGGCGTGGAATGGTTCGTCGATCCCGACAAGCTGACCCCGCAGGTGGTCCAGCAGCTCGGCAACGCCGTTTCCATCGAGGCGCCGGAGCGCCTGGGCGACAGCCTCAGCCGCCTCGGCAAGGCCGGGCACAAGGTGCTGGCCGACCCCGCCACCGCGGCGCGCTGGATCTTCGAGCGCCTGCGCGCGGCCGGGGCCGAGGTGCTGCCGGGCGCCGATCCCTGCCTGCTGCCCAAGGCCTGCAAGAACGCGGCGGAGCTGGAGGGCATGCGGCGCGCCCACCGGCGCGACGGCGCCGCGGTCAGCCGCTTCCTGCATTGGCTGAGCGTGGAGGCGGAGGCGCGCGCCGCGGGCGACAGCGATGGGGGGCCGGTCAGCGAGATGGAGGCGGCGAAGAGGCTGGAGGCGTTCCGCGCCGAGACCGGGGAACTGCGCGACCTTTCCTTCGACACCATCGCCGGCTCGGGCCCGAACGGCGCCATCGTCCACTACCGGGTCAGCGAGGAGAGCGACCGGGCGTTGGGGCAAGGGGAGCTGTTCCTCTGCGATTCCGGCGGCCAGTATCCCGACGGCACCACCGACATCACCCGCACGCTGGCCATCGGCGCGCCCAGCGAGGAAATGCGCCGGCGCTTCACGCTGGTGCTCAAGGGCCACATCGCGCTCGCGCGGGCGCGTTTTCCCAAGGGCACCTCGGGCAGCCAGCTCGACAGCCTGGCCCGCTATGCCCTGTGGCAGGAAGGCCTCGACTACGACCACGGCACCGGCCACGGCGTGGGCAGCTACCTGAACGTCCACGAGGGGCCGCAGCGCATCTCCAAGCTGCCCAACAGCGTCGCCCTGAAGCCGGGCATGATCGTCTCCAACGAGCCGGGCTACTACAAGACCGGCGCCTACGGCATCCGCATCGAGAACCTGGTGGCGGTGACCGAGAGCCCGCGCGGCGAGGGGGAGGAGCGCGAGATGCTGGCCTTCGAGACCCTGACGCTGGCGCCCATCGACCGGCGGCTGGTGCTACGCGATCTGCTCAGCGCGGAGGAAGCGGCTTGGCTGGACAGCTACCACGCAAGGGTGCGCGCGGAGATCGCTCCCCAGTTGGAGGGAGCGGCAAGGTCCTGGCTGGAAGCGGCGACGGCGCCGCTGGCGGAATAGCGGCGGCCAAGAGCGGATCAGGGGCAGCCGGAATCGCCAACTGCGATCCACCGGCCCTGTGAGTCCGGTCTAGCCGGCCTTCTCGGCGCCGGTTTCGAACAGGGCCTTCATGTAGGCGTGCTGGATGTCCTGGATGTGGCGGGCGATATCGGCCAGGTCCTGGCCGATGCGCTCGGCCATCTGCAGGTCTTCGCTGATATAGAGGTCGGTCGGCTCGGCCCAGCGCTGCGTCATGTGAATGAGCGCCCGGTAGGCTGCCTTCTCATGGGACTTGTCCCCACGGCCCAGTTCCTGGACCTGGTCGAGAATGAATTCGAGGCTATCGTCGGCCGTCAGCATGGTCCTGCCCAGTGTAGCTGTTGCCCGGCGAAACTACGCGGAAGCTGGTAAAAAGACTGTTTAGCTCACTGAAAGAACGGCTCGAATCCGACGATTTTTGCCGCACCCGCGTGTGTCCTGCGTGCGTGGTTCGCCCGGAGGATGAAGGATTTGATCTTCGGGCCTGACGACGGGATCGATCCAGTTGAGTGAACTAAACCATAAGGATTAGCGCACGTTAGGATTCCTCAACGATCACGCTGGCCGGCAAGCGGCCCCTTTCCGGCGGCGGCGCTGGACGATGACGAGATTGGCCCGCTCAGCTAGTGTGCCACAGGCTGCCAGTGGGGCGCCGGCTCGCCTCTGCGAATGCCGTCGTTCAGCCAATGGTCCCATTCCGCGTCGATGTTTGCATAGGTGCCATCGCGGCGGATTTCTCTCAGCCCCTGATCGAGCAGTTCGGCAAGTTCCGTCGAGCGGCCGCCGAGGCGCTTGGAAAAAGATATAAAAAGGTCCACTTCCGCGAGGCGGAGTATCGGTACCGGGGCGGGATCTATGCGCCGGGCATTCCTGCTGATGTGATACTTGGCGACTTTTTCGTAAACCAGGGCAAAGTCCGCCCGTTTGCGAGCGACCAGTGCGAGTGTCTGGAGATCCGACTCGACGTTGATCTTGTTGATCGATGTGTTTGCATCCAATTCATCGGTATAGGTGTAGCCGCGCACGATGGCGACGGTTCCCTTGGCGATGTCGTCGACCTTGAAGTCGCTGCCACGCTCGGGATGGGCGTAGACGAGAA encodes the following:
- a CDS encoding LysR family transcriptional regulator translates to MPQETTPSTLFEILRSFTTLASTLNLSETVQRLGVTRQTVRRHINTLEELKGAKLFELRNRSYSLTDAGVQCRLEAQAILDQTEDWLRNRSVRARSRDALERVSYKDEKGYSFHAQQHHLGRLWVDAPPLLRRAFEAWSQAELQLEHPAMSSIKAYRLVYRRLQDSWLCVEVGESSSYATWLGWEWAKSAVGRFSQDDPVGTDFDNFMSQAYHGVFVAGGARLDHIAGLIPRARNAEAIPARFQRLLLGCVFPDGEPALALFVARTNRVEISGRAPDEIPEMPAELLMEDDI
- a CDS encoding S1C family serine protease codes for the protein MPARLTARNMGKTLSFLILGVLGLAALTPLGAAEGAPRGNPLNAVVGVRAKVPPSARTAETLGAERQGGGVVIGEDGLVLTIGYLIMEAVQTEIVEQDGSVVPADVVAYDYDTGFGLLRPLAKLNATPIELGDSTRLPEETQVLVAGPDGPSAALVVSRREFAGYWEYLLPDAIFTAPPYRSFGGAALIGADGRLLGIGSLIVADAARPGETFPGNMFVPISALPPIMEDLLREGRSAKPARPWLGLYAQELRGHVLINRVAPDGPAARAGVAANAIITEVNGHAVSSLSEFYRAVWALGEAGVEVPLTLLDSRLGTQRVTVTSGDRYDYLKLDPSY
- a CDS encoding succinylglutamate desuccinylase/aspartoacylase family protein — its product is MPVRSECLPLLTASPGSARHLNVHRFGNPGARPKVYLQAALHADETPGLLVQHHLYGLLEEAERRGEIQGEIVMVPYANPIGLAQFTNGENLGRYEQGGGGNFNRNWPDLYEPIVEAVKDRLSEDEAGNVAVIRHAMIEQLATQQAGSELQSLRLHLARLAADADVVLDLHCDDEALMHLFLTPALWPQGADFAADLGCRAVLLAEDSGGNSFDETFSTPWTRLAERFPDVPIPPACFSGTVELRGRADVDDATARADAQALYHSLQRFGAVAGQPPAPPAALCEATALEATDSVRSPAAGVIAYNVTLGQEVKAGDVIAWIVDPSAAPGAARTAVTTQASGLVLSRRSHRYVRPGLAIAKVVGKEPLVHRQGAYLLED
- a CDS encoding helix-turn-helix transcriptional regulator; its protein translation is MDPSGEIIGKQIAFARAERNLTRQDLGVILGIKSEQLEKYESGKEAMPAGLLCRLSDAFDLPVTAFFRPAAESGSAGRG
- a CDS encoding UvrD-helicase domain-containing protein, yielding MSDLFAAPPASSQGVGPYPYLEALNEGQRAAVEALDGPVLVLAGAGTGKTRALTTRLAHLLITGKARSPGEILAVTFTNKAAREMKDRVAALLNRESVEGWWLGTFHAIAARILRRNPEAVGLKSNFTILDTDDQIRLMKQILQAENVDEKKWPARALLAIIGRWKDRGLSPEKVSAGEAGDFARGRAVELYKAYQERLRTLNACDFGDLLLHNLTLFQNEPEVLADYHRRFRYVLVDEYQDTNVSQYLWLRLLAQGHKNICCVGDDDQSIYGWRGAEVGNILRFEEDFPGAKVVRLERNYRSTGRILAAASGLIAHNEGRLGKTLWTEDDEGEKLRLRGLWDGEAEARFVGEEIEALIARDKTHPLNQIAILVRTGAMTREFEERFITLGLPYRVVGGPRFYERQEIRDALAYLRALHQPADDLAFERIMNKPKRGLGDATLQTLYQAARAGGVPLALAARRLADTDELRPAARRSLTKLLDDFDRWRGLMETTPHPELAEIVLEESGYVEMWQNDKSLEAPGRLENLKEFVNALGEFENLAGFLEHVSLVMEAITQEGQDMVTIMTLHAAKGLEFDTVFLPGWEEGLFPNQRALDETGRSGLEEERRLAYVGLTRARKRVIISFAANRRMHGSWAAAIPSRFVDELPKEQVEVESDQGVYGAAASAFGGMGDGWGGAEWREARVSPGLHRARQRRDKGSSPFIDVVPTRVETIGSGAFQRGDRVFHQKFGYGSIKSVEGERLNISFDKAGEKKVIASFVVPADQAG
- a CDS encoding 50S ribosomal protein L11 methyltransferase; amino-acid sequence: MSATYCLSLSVPAQTLDTFEAIFEPLDGAIVTGARDSVGIVPWQLYLAERPEDAEVERLIAIACEVADLAETPAYSLEALPDIDWVAESQKALPPIAAGRFRVRGSHVTEPAPPGAIDLLIDANAAFGTGRHETTRGCLLALQDIAKKRPVGRPITRILDMGCGSGVLAMAAAKLWPCRVLGVDNDAPSIRVAQENLEANGVADTVHLLLGDGFKDARVRREGPYELILANILAEPLCAMAREVTRHLAPGGTVILSGLLISQERQVTARYRAAGLALVKRYRLGEWSTLVLGGGV
- a CDS encoding DUF1127 domain-containing protein: MTRLSDFPGRPVGSEAVRWDQRSLDVDTVINTARTLRAEYIADHLRSAARAIALRSGLSAFFAAWRRRRQCRRTLKALTALDDRMLNDIGVDRAEIAATAALSCDASGDAAPSGGNSAWHGLAAWAAREVNRRRTLRELSALSDEMLADIGISRAEIPDIVDALSSGRTPDTTGATAGIAGIPAAEPVPAQLLALVEVRRSLQQAANQNLDRPAA
- a CDS encoding aminopeptidase P family protein, which produces MAKTEALDVTAETAAGRLAALRAELAQCGVDGFLVPRGDEHQGEYVPPSAERLAWLTGFKGSAGMACVLSGAAAIFVDGRYTLQVRQEVEERLFTPRHVTEEPLSEWLKENLRPGQRLAYDPWLHTEDQVRRLEKTLDGLGASLVALEENPLDAVWRDRPAPPKAEIQLHDLALAGRSSADKREELGGELDKAGVAAAVLTLPDSIAWLLNVRGGDVTHSPLPLSFALLYADGGVEWFVDPDKLTPQVVQQLGNAVSIEAPERLGDSLSRLGKAGHKVLADPATAARWIFERLRAAGAEVLPGADPCLLPKACKNAAELEGMRRAHRRDGAAVSRFLHWLSVEAEARAAGDSDGGPVSEMEAAKRLEAFRAETGELRDLSFDTIAGSGPNGAIVHYRVSEESDRALGQGELFLCDSGGQYPDGTTDITRTLAIGAPSEEMRRRFTLVLKGHIALARARFPKGTSGSQLDSLARYALWQEGLDYDHGTGHGVGSYLNVHEGPQRISKLPNSVALKPGMIVSNEPGYYKTGAYGIRIENLVAVTESPRGEGEEREMLAFETLTLAPIDRRLVLRDLLSAEEAAWLDSYHARVRAEIAPQLEGAARSWLEAATAPLAE